The sequence tttgattttaggcatttttttaaataaagtttttttttaaaataagagAATGGACAAATGTGAAAACCACGCCATTCATGGCTTTGGCTATCAtattacatctgccacccctagactTCTTCTGCAAATATGctcagcggcctgctccgctttaaggctcagagcaaactcacaatggaagactgtcacacatgaacattcaaccatcttagactcctatacgGATGTACTCAGTGATTGTGACTAACACCCGCCGATTCTTCTTGGAAAgaaatttcttaatgaaaatcccttctagactggaatatcttgaagaagatccatcacccaacacacccgttaagatctacacggatgGATCTAAAATTgataccggtgtaggatcagggttatattgcgaatagctttttatcagtgaatcctttaaactaccagATCACAgtaatgtttttcaagcggaaataaacgctattcatgaaaccttaaaatggttagagatcaacagaatatcatcaacagatatctgcattctatcagacagccaagctaccCTACTGGCCCttgatgcattccaaataacatcaaggagtgtcttgcGTTGTCGcctgagatggccaaacaatatcgtgtcatcttatgctgggttccaggccacagagatatgcCAGGGAACAGTAGGGCTAACCAATTTGCAAGAGAAAGTATCTgtaacgaaaaataaataattttatgaggacacctctcgcaacttgtaagcttcttattaaggacgcactaatcagttctgtaaatcGAAGGTGGATTAGTGCTAATAGGTGTGAAATttctaggcaaacatggccaaggctaaatctacgtctgtccaagagtattataaaattgggtagacttcaaattaggaccttagtagggaccctcacaggacattgtctcataggaaatcatgcaaggagattaggcgtttgcatgcatgatttctgtcggaGCTGCAGACGGATGACTTCTGTCGGAGGTGATGATTTTGCACATGCTCAGCTCTActcagaagcaggaaccgatatttaagatcctactccCTAACGAATagagataatctatacactttagataTCAAGAACCAGagtggttcaatatggaaagggaaatgtagcccagcccctgcggctcacaacggacccatttcgtggtctaagtggcatcgctgtctctatgtgcgatgcggctgccaaacctaacctaacctaagctatGGGCAAATGTACTTTTTTCCAATTAAAAGGTATTCTGTTAACGCTTTCTCTCTACTCGTAACTGAATTATATTCTTAAATAATCTGTTGCTGTAGCCAAGTGTATTTATAGGAGTACACTAGctagaaatttcgaaaaaaatgtggacaattttttttggtaatagGCAGGCTGCCAACTTCTGTTCAAAAGACATAAGTTCTATCCAGAAAAGTATTTCAAAGGAAATGGCAAAACTAGTGGTCTAAACGGTCTGATGTGACTACGAATCCACAAAAATCAGCTTAGATTTAAAAGActgcttaaaaattgtcgctagGCTTCCCACAATTTTAGGAAAAATAAACGGAAATCGCAAAAACAAATAGGGAACTGCTAGGCCAAACCCTTGTAGAGTAGGCTGTATGCCCAACACAGGTATTAAATATTCGTACATCtgtgtatgtacgtaaatatgtatgtagtaggCCTCCGTTGTAGCGTGACCTCGTTatgtttttgttaagtttttcagAACTAAAGTAGCAGCGGAATTTCGGACGTATTCTTAAATTCTCtgattgtttatatgtatgtatatgtacaatatatatttaagatttctacatacatatgaacgaaCGGCTACttccatgcatgcatgcattcatatacatacatatacaaatttgaATGGCCTTAAAAATATGCCATAGATTTGAAATATCTAGAGATGCAGGTACTGCTCGAGTGGATTGTGGGGCATGAGCGCAGTCCTGAATATGTTACTGACTTAAATATGTTTACATGTGTGTAAGCATGGCTTAATTTACCTTAAAAAGTTATTTCTTAGCATTTTGTATTTTCGCGTATGAATTGCGTAAATTCACCCTTTCACTTCACTTTCCttacattttaatatattcCATTTTCAGTGTTCCATTTAGCATATTCCACTCTCGCTCTCATTCCTTTCCAACGCAAGAAGtatgttttctttttgatttttaagcTCTCTGGAAGTTTCCAACTGAGTAACTGAGGAGAGAGTCGCACACTCTGAAAAAGCTCTAAGTCTCTCGCACCGTTATTCCACTGAGTGTGTTCAGCTTTTCGAGCTGAATTCCAAATTAACTGCATACTTTGTACTCGACTTTTTTGGTTGAGAAAATGTAAGAACCCAAAAAAtcagttttctttaaaaaaacatcCATGTGTCACTTTTTCGTTAAGAGATTTGTGGCCTATAGAgatataaatacatgcatatgcacatatagaTATATTTGAGAGAATCTAAGGGTTGGTCTCAGACAGATTCTGCACTCGTGTTGTCGAATACACAAATGGAGCAGATATAGACCTTGCTTAACACGTGCTATGTTGGTTGGCGGCCaaacatatttgtgtgtgtgtgcgtgtgcgtgtggcCCTTTGATggtatttcattgaaaaattaaagttcTATAATATTTCGATTACATTTGCATGGGCATCTGCAATGTATGCGTGCATACACTCGAATCTACATCACATTCACATATACttacctaaatatgtatgtatgtgcatgcgtaGGTACAGGCGTGCCCTCAGAAAATTTTTAGGGGGACTTTTGCacatacatctacatatatGCATTTTTCTGTGGATCAACGCCGCAAAACGTATTTCTCCACTTTCCTCTCTTATAGCAAAACAATAACAGACTTGCTTCTGGGAATGCCTCGATACAATGTCAATGTGATCTAGTTGTAAGATGATTTTGCAATTTCGGGTACAACGCATACGAACAGAGTTTTATTTGGGAAACTCATACATAAGTGActgttagaaaattttaaaagtatctATCAATATTTATTAGGatagtaaaagaaattaaaaaaaaaggatgaaacaaaaaagatttagaaaagattaaaacaaaaagattacaaaaacgattaaaaaaggttaaaaaaaagatttaagaaaagattaaaaaaaaagattagaaaatgatacaaaaaatcaaaaaaaaaaaacaaaaagattaaaaaaaaagattgaaaaaaacgactaaaaaaagaaagataaaaaagaaagattaaattaaagattaagaagaaataaaaaaaataaaaataaataaatttcttgacGTATATTTATaggatggtaaaaaaatataaacaaacagATCTACAATAAGATTAAAAaacagtgcgtgtagcgtagtacacataacagaagtaaaactttcaaggcagacaaagaaagagggagagacccgagagagaatgagatggAGAGAGTGAAAGTGAGAAAGAATagatatctaaataaattcacaacatttgcagagaatacaaatagacaaattttacaaaaaacggagaagggtcgaccggtgtaggtaaacgctggacacaaaccatggcaacaacgcgcactactccgagtgtTTATcatccgcacaaacgcagcgattccagacccgcagcaacggcacaaattaccgcaaggcaataccaataaatccgacgccggaatggatagcactttatagtacgcacaagcactagccaggaaacggaaatgagcgccaaaaagtaggcaccaaaaaaaaacgccaaaaaaattgggaccaaaagacgacccaaacagtaggcgccaaggaaatataacgccaaaaagtaggcaccaaaaatatatttcctacaagtttgcaccaacaaacaagcgccaaaaaaggaggcagtgttatttctcactagaaattagcaaccacaaggaaaaactcaggaaaaatgaCCTAAAGTGAATctgagatatatataaggtatagctctctctctccttttcctctacgttaaatcttttttctctctcgcggaacgaaaatgcccaaaacgttgcatggccttgaaattttactccccattctcgctcgtccatcgaggtctaagaagtttcactgcaaaaaattataaaaaaataatataaaaatacgaaaaaaattatattatattcctcttttttatttgttttatagttaaaattaaTCCGTACCATCAAAGCTTTGAAAATTACTATTGAGTTTGTGTAGGAAAATGTTTACAATTCGCTGTTACTTAatcttttattttaacttttcttcACAAATGtccctatttttttttgtttgtttgttgaagGGTGCTcagctttttcttcttttctactttggaaaaaatctatAAGCTCTGCACACACCCACAATAAATAAACTATTATTCACGATTTCGGCGCTATGGTGAGAATATAAGTATTATTTTATCCAACGGACTGGAAATTCAGTTCTAAGCGTAGTAACAGAAACTAGCAAAGGATAACTTGCATgccatttgccaaaaaattaaattcgaaatTGATCATATATGgtagtttaaatattaaatagaaataTACTTCGGTGGGCCTACGTCGTATCGCTAAGATATGATTGACTTCGCCATTTTTTTTCTGACCCtattgagcattttcttccatgtaaAAAATATTGAGCATTCGTTATATAGAGAAAGTCTCCAAGATCGCATGCTCTCTGGCAAAAGACCTTATAAAGCCACTTATAAAGCCTTTGACCACAAATTGAGAAGGCGAACCGTATTATGTTTTTATCATAAGCAAATCTACTATATAAAGTATTAGTTCAatggaaaaattacaataaaagtaTGGGCTTGcatacacaaatatacatatgtacatggcaattaataataaaaagaaaaatttaaaaacttcaaaatagtAAAACTACAATGGTAGATAAAATGCTctccgttcccacgacagtcgattctcggaacgacccagatttatatccggccaagaactgtcgcttcagcagcattccccatatacatatgtatggggaatgtgtatgctgctacaacaacaacaacataaaatgCTCTTCAGGGAACTGCTATTATTTTGCTCGCTATTGTACATGTATGTTCTTATATTCGATATAGATTTGTActtaacaaaaatgaaaatataaaaacacgtaaaacaaagaaaatcctTTCATTTGGAACCAAGTCCTCATTGTTCGTAGCAGAGATTCTGATCCTTGTGGTCCTCTAGCATGAATTAAGTCCATATGCGAGCCAGAAACTGAAGTTCCTTAAAGTATCTCGCTTTAATAATAACTTTACACGGCTGAAGGTCTCGTAGCCAGTGCTGCGTTTATGtagttatataataaaaatttttaaataaataaataattttacattgcaacatatttaagtctatttatattatattattaccaAAATATGTTTTACGAAGTAATTTAACCGAAatcatttctaaattttcttttaggaGGCCTACCGGCGTTGGGTTTGTAGTACTTTGGTTCCGTATTTTGCTGAGGAAAGCGACATTTCTGTATCCCCaagcaacaactacaacaataataataataatcgtaaCAACAGTAAAACCGACAACCGAACTAACAGCACAAGCACAAAAAATAGTGATAAATCGATAATTAATGTTGTCACCAGCAATAAAACTGGCCGATTATTTCctaatgaaaacaacaataataaattacacGATGCTGTAGATGCTATTGAGGAGGCAACACAACGAACCAAACGCCAACTCAGCCATAACATAACGATTTCTAATCCTTCCCCGCCTAACAGCGACGTGGCCAACAATGGCGAAACGTCAGCCGTTTTGAAACGGAGTAAACGAAACTTGGATGGCCGATGCAATCGgcatcaacagcagcagcaacaacaagaatgGCGGCAGGAGCAACAAAAACATCCAAAACAATCGAAACAATCCAATATCTTCATATCGACTGCCATTAATGCGGATCCATGTACTGAGGATCCAGtgatatcaaaaataattaaacggTTAGTCCAAAAAAATTAGTGTCTAAATTTCAATATGAATACTAATTAAGTTCACAAACTGTCCCCATGTTTATCCGCATAAAATGGGAACTTAATTTTCCCACACCTTTTGAAATATTGCATTGCTTTATTGATGCTGTCGCTTGTACTGAAATGCGAAATgagaaaattctaaataaaataaaagaacttGCTGGGCTGTTGCGTCCTGGTCGGATGCATAGCTGGTAGTCAAATGAACGAATATCCAGGACTGCCTAGAAAGAACCTTCTGCAAGCTGAAATGGTAAAGGTTGATTATTCGAAGATAAGAGTTTTCCAAAGTTCGAGGTCAGATAGAAAACTTGTTTCCAATTATTGTCGCCCTTCGGAAGGCAATAGCAGGCAAGATTACTGATTATTGAATGTAGGTACTTTTTGTATCAATTCAGGACTACTACAGCTTCTTAAATATCGCAAAAGTTGGAAAAGACGAAAATAGCTTAAAAGTattgtgtttcctggtaaaaTAGGCACAGAATTCTTAAGTTTTgttatttaacatatataccATTCCAAAGCTCTAAGTTTTTCTTTCCAAACCCCGTAAAAACTTGAAATAATAggtcatgtaaaaattatccagaaACTTGgcagtaacttaatttccgaatattcgctctcaaagagaaaaatataaaagaaagtgcATGAACGCAAAACGagcaagttttacgaacagctgattaaattgttagcaaaaaaatctcaaaaattcaaatttcttgCAGTTGAGCTACCTcatattaagttaaaaaaaaataaagcaaataaaatgcattaataaCGCGCTTAGGCATCACACGATTTTAGTTTTTCCACgataatttgttccatttcttcatcgctgtcagatgaagTACATCCCATTAGCAAttgcaattcgcaaattttaatttgtgcttatttttactttgcgtttagctatttttctcacttgcaaattcttacaattcTGATAAGTAAAAACTTATCCAGTAAAAATTCggaacttcccctcaaaatgaaatggtaTTTTGATGGTATTTTGCGCTCTCACTTActcctactttgcaagttttttcgatgcatgaacaccaaaactggATAGATTGCACCAATTGTTGCAAAtcatttgcttcatgaacataCCTACAATCTACTATAAGTAGCAATGTTTCGCACCATCTACCGGGTTTCTAAAAGGAAGTCGAAATTGTGAAATTGGCAAATTTCATCATTCGATTCTTGTTTCGCTTGACAAGACctccaaaaaaaataacaacttcCCAGATATTTTTAGGTGTCGCACCGTgctacaaatatacatatgtacttacttgTATAGGTAACCAAAGTGTCGTAATGATATACATAAATGCTTGTAACTTTTTAGATTTGAGTatgatttattgtttatttgcatttgctttttCCATTTTCAGATCTAAACGAAAGGTGCAATTTCGAAAGCGGAGAAGAATACGACCTTGCCTAAGTGTCTGCCAAACTGTTGAGCAGAAGTGCCCATATCTGCTCCCAGCTGATCGAGCTCCAGCGCTGCCAACACAATACGCCGGCGAACCAACATTCCTTTGCTTGGGTGAGTGCACATGTCAATTAGATCGCTCATCCACAGTTATCTTCACAGAAAAAGTACCTTCTTCCATTTCAGATCAAAGCATCCCAGAAACCGGCGAGCAATTGCGTAAATCAACCTATGGACCATCGGAATGCTGCTATAGCTATTGCGAGAATATTGCGGAAGGAATTTGCGCCTACTGCAATGATTTTATACATGACGCAATAGATGTGAGTATTCCGGCTGGAAATTCAACGCGACGTTTACACAATATCACTCTAACGGCGACGAGTCCGTATCGCCTGGATACTCGCCTAGAAGCATCACTGGCAAACGACTCGACGAACAAACTTGCTGCCAGCATATCGATTGCATTAACTAATAGCTCAACAACCGCCGTGGGTAGTCAAATCGATCGCTTGCCATACTATGCCCTCTATGATGGTATTTATTATTACGATGAAAACACGGCCGATATGCCTGAAGCAGCAATGTCGGACGATTGCCCACCAGTACCGTCTGTGACAAGTCGCTGCTCGATACCGTACTACGCCTCATCGGCGGCGGCACTGCGCACACAACAAAAGACAGTACCCAACGACATGATCGGCCACCACATGTTACTGCTGCTCAGTGCAATGCTTTGTCTACTAACCAGTCAATCCGCTgcaatgcagctaaaaaacgaGACGCACCCGAATCAAAAACAACTTCGCAAGTACATGATCCATAGCACGAAACCTGCAAATATCAATGGACTGTCAACAGAGGCGGAGCATAGTGATTCGGCTGCGTTGTATGTGGTAAAAAAATCCGTTTACTTGGTACTTCGCAGAACCGAATATCTACAGCAACTGAGGGGAGCAGAAGACTCCACCATTGAACGAATAGCTGGGAAAAGTACAGGATGCAGCAGTTCGAGTGAAAACCCCACAAGGTCCACTATCTTCTCCACATTTACAGTATGCACCTACTATTTTAGTAGAGGTATTTATGAAAGTAGTAGCAACCGTCATTGCGTCCAGAATTGTGGTGGACGAGTACATTGTTATTTGGAGGAAAACTTTAGTCGAAGCAGAAGTAGGAGCAGAAGTCGAAACAAAACCAATGATAGAAAAGGAAGTCGAAATTTGAATAGGAATCGAAGTCGAAATCGAAATCGAAATAGACCCGTAAGCGGTAATGAAATAGTAAATGGGAAAATATTTTGGGAAAGAAACACGATTAGCCAAGTATGTAGTGTACTAAAggaatcaaataaaacaaaaattagtccTACTGAATATAGCGGCTCAGTACGGTATAAATACGTTGGGATGAAtataggaaataataataaaattacttatagatTAAATAGCCAATTGTATTTTAATAGTAAAACTAAAATCTATCGTAGCAAAAAGTGTagtaaatttagaaattttaatattgctaCCAACACTGACTATAACAGAAATCatacaaatgaaataattaacacaacaacatcaaatacaaataaatattcttataaatataattacaacaataataataataataacattaataaTAAGAGCATTGACAGATTTAAGTCGTATTATGCGGAAAGAAATTGTCAGTTCATTTACTACtataatttcaatattaatGATTGGTGGCGGCGATGGTGGTGGTGTCCGTGGTCATGGTTCACCCAACCACGATCCCTCGTTATATTATAGTTTGCCGCGATTTAATTACCTTTACCGCAGTAACAACATTAGGACGAAACtgattaaatacatatttttttgtttttcatataaacaATCCCGCCAtacttattttggaaatagtgaAAAAACGAAACTTTTCGTTAAGCTATAAAGCTTTCAGTTGAGTGCGTTTCGAAGTCCTTTCAGCACTTTGTGAACAGAAACGCACCTAGAAATAGTACAATCATCCAAATATAGGTTTATTTGGCTACTTTTCCAGTAAATATTATCCAGCACCGAAATTCTGGCGAAGTGCCAACTAATCCTCAGCCAAACgggaaaaagtattcaaaatagTAAACCAACAAAAAACTAGCAACAACTTTCACGTTTCACGGTCAGCTATTAACattgaaaactgaaagagagctgagtaaaatgaaaaatatagttaaatTGTGTTCTCCAGATTTAGATTTACTTACTTTTTCcatatctgttttttttttatatttactttttacaaaGCTTCCATAATACAAATTTTCTGATTTACTATAAAGAAATTGTAACCAGCTGTGCTCGATTCGCTGCTCTTCCTACCAGAAAATTGCTGCTGGTAAAAATTGTTTCAGCAGAAACTATTACCTTCCCCTCAGAATGAAATGTCAGTTTGCTCTCTCAAATTCCCCTACTTTGCTAGAGTTTTGCGTACGTGCACGCCAACTTAGGTGTATGAATTCAACTCATAATTGTATGTGTCAGGAGGCGCTAGCAGTTTAGGTGCACACCTAAACTCTGGAATATGAATTGCCCCAGAAAAACACATGTTTTCCATAACGAAAGTATTTGCAACTTTTAACACTAAGGCAAATATACCAACTAATTTCAACCGTACTCTAAATTAGAGCTCTAAATTTTGCACGCACATTTTCGAACAGCCtgggcgtatgagcaacgaAAACCGAGTATTGATTACTTGGCTTTTTTGtcagcatttgtttttttaatcttacaaTTATTGATATACAGCGCTAAAATCgttgtaaaactaaaaaaatgcagatttataaaattgtctatttttgtttagttgctCAAATGTGCGAAAATTTTGGACAAACATTTGAGCAGTTGAGTTAGTGAATGAAATTCGACCGAGCTTagcgctgctgttgttgttgttgttgtagcagcataaacatttcccgtGCATAtgcgaggaatgctgctgaagtgacagtccttcgccggatataaatccgggtcgttccggttacgaagaaccgactgtcgtgggaacgattttagagctgctcgCACTACTCGGTGCTCAGGTATCTACAGTTTTACTCTAAAACTATCAAATTTCAACgtgatttattttcattactaGTAACTTGGCAAAATGTTGCTTGTTCATCTAGTTACTAATAGTGCTTCTAACCTTTTCCACAAACgcattttagatcaaatatcaAATGTATTTCGTTGATTCAAATTGCCTCTCAAAAACACCTTAATGTTGCTCAGAACActacttttacaatatttttcattattatatttcTGAAGAGGTTTGTcgatattctattttctgctgctattattgttgttgtcattgtagcagcataaacattccctatacatttgcagggaatgctgctggagtgacagtccttggccggttaCAAGTCCGGGTCGTTCGTTTTTCTTCCGCCAAAACACTCCCACTTCAGTAGATGTTAGAGGATTAAAATCTACTATGAAAAAATCTTCTTTAAGTTCTACTGTATATGCCTGAGcacagaaattttatttgaatattttcaataaattaattgCACGTTTGgacgaaatattaaaatttaaccgCCCATGAACGCCCTTAAACGCCCACTTTTACTTCTGCGGTTATTAGCACTTGTTTGTCCACTGAGAGACCACTGTCGTACAATGTGATCAACAACATATTCCTTGCAATGTATTCTAGGTACACTTCAGAGCACAAGTCCATGGAAAaccagaaacaaaaattttgaaatatctcAGTTTTTCGGTTACCGTTCTAATTTCTACAACTCAGCATTGTTCATGGAAAAAACGAGCACAATTGCTTCTTACTCACTTGCCCCTCGAACGCATACTCCTTATAGTACTACCCATACTTCACCACTTGTTTCGTTGAATTTCCGTTCTTCTCCAGCtcctataattattattattgtttgagAGGAGTACATTTGAGAGCATAAATTAcggattgtaaataaaaaaatttcaaacataataATTTTACGAACTTCAAAACATTCTTTCAAGGCGAGTTGcttttttacttatatatgtacatacttacatacatatatgtatttatcacaaataatgcaaaattaacACATCTGATTTTAAAATCGTCaatcatgtatatgtatatgtatatgtatgtgtgtatatatggcCACAATATCGTCAACGCATCGTAGGTTTGAAAGCAAAttgagtatatgtacatatagatgtaaatgaatgacaacatacatacacatatggtaaagcaaaaataaaaaaaagggttCTTTAACAAGAAAACAGAAATTTCACAcgcaaaataaaacatattttattacaGTTAGAGATAAAATGAACAggttaaattaataataatatttaaacaaaaaactgccACAAGTTTAGTTTTGTAGGTAAAGCCCTattataaatactttattaatataaaatcaaaCGTAAAAATCCAAATCAACTAGAAACAAACTAGAAGAAAAACTACTTGAATTAAatctaattaattaattacaagTATCGTTAGCAACTAAAACCAAGTAGATTAAAAACAATTCAAACGCAAATAGAACAaaacgaatatatgtatgtatataaaatatatgcatacatgcaaacattCATAAGTAAATTCATGGTACATTTAAAATCATTTCGCGAATTTGGAGGCAGGCGCAGTGAAAAACTAACGATTTTCCACTTTGGAAATAAAGAATGAatgatatgcatatgtatgtaggtgcatatgtgcgagaatttttgtattattactaaaggaaattaacaaaaatatgcaaaactaGTTTGCATATGAACCACCAGCAAAGGAAAGTAACGCAAATGAAGCAAACAACTACGAGTAAAATGTAACAACGGGTAGGTCTCTTTAAATTAACACTAAAAGCCAAGTTAGTGGCCATCAAATTGTAGTTAAAACAATGGCCAACGTACACACACCGTTGATAAAACACG is a genomic window of Anastrepha ludens isolate Willacy chromosome 6, idAnaLude1.1, whole genome shotgun sequence containing:
- the LOC128866352 gene encoding uncharacterized protein LOC128866352, whose product is MRPGPGLVVMALAFISGARRGSTSTSSKSSSSTTSPSSPSAFFTTTTSDTSFEPTTPSLLFPEYLGGGGVLTADTKTLPNHPQKETGGKTYRIGDYNYIYNSLFYLPPFVPPRHKIIQDDLHLRLETLSGLKSNSRATRQTRIIHNKNAGERNQNAESDGGEGVTADISVGDSVNKEGSTVGSESGSGYELEDGIISVEDKNSEGITAAGTSVSGDSEALPVQFPSNSADASRSFDEDDILALVAEDDLLSEESFDRLTKFTDDKIGYVIVDDYDAASEDSTSGVSESSLASAVDNQQQDPQDDNYTANERNIGNENGSGETAEFQNEQKYTNGKDKDKVVVKGNNNQNIKEKVFAKSIENSHDSLTAVADISFVAAISENGLSHTFATDSDNSVRNTKWLIFESESPLTRLNPWISACDLAQPGGTAPDLQGQCSAGTLPVAWVDEGPGPPACPISCERLKSSIFNNNFNTKSNNNNSNLKRNYKVNLKTSTDNHHQSGKMLKVRRDLNPWKGNDSTEISNGDQGLFGTGIMEQSRKKVRNAASTSLVRMKPFQAQQYDNMAIALALASSNRQHQTNNNIVKINTNQAESRMPYEYSDYINFGSKYESNTGRTYNNNNNKQKKQYPGYREQQQQQQQPPLQQQKQHQQKEQQCLDYLGDTEETSPAHLCTFKSPGELAARLRSLRLHHCCERNVFSALHTVALNATLSGGVECVRILMDVMDLDVLATRITCELAEILFRFDCRQVYSQIHQCDDCKEAYRRWVCSTLVPYFAEESDISVSPSNNYNNNNNNRNNSKTDNRTNSTSTKNSDKSIINVVTSNKTGRLFPNENNNNKLHDAVDAIEEATQRTKRQLSHNITISNPSPPNSDVANNGETSAVLKRSKRNLDGRCNRHQQQQQQQEWRQEQQKHPKQSKQSNIFISTAINADPCTEDPVISKIIKRSKRKVQFRKRRRIRPCLSVCQTVEQKCPYLLPADRAPALPTQYAGEPTFLCLDQSIPETGEQLRKSTYGPSECCYSYCENIAEGICAYCNDFIHDAIDVSIPAGNSTRRLHNITLTATSPYRLDTRLEASLANDSTNKLAASISIALTNSSTTAVGSQIDRLPYYALYDGIYYYDENTADMPEAAMSDDCPPVPSVTSRCSIPYYASSAAALRTQQKTVPNDMIGHHMLLLLSAMLCLLTSQSAAMQLKNETHPNQKQLRKYMIHSTKPANINGLSTEAEHSDSAALYVVKKSVYLVLRRTEYLQQLRGAEDSTIERIAGKSTGCSSSSENPTRSTIFSTFTVCTYYFSRGIYESSSNRHCVQNCGGRVHCYLEENFSRSRSRSRSRNKTNDRKGSRNLNRNRSRNRNRNRPVSGNEIVNGKIFWERNTISQVCSVLKESNKTKISPTEYSGSVRYKYVGMNIGNNNKITYRLNSQLYFNSKTKIYRSKKCSKFRNFNIATNTDYNRNHTNEIINTTTSNTNKYSYKYNYNNNNNNNINNKSIDRFKSYYAERNCQFIYYYNFNINDWWRRWWWCPWSWFTQPRSLVIL